One window of Thermacetogenium phaeum DSM 12270 genomic DNA carries:
- the lpdD gene encoding prenylated flavin chaperone LpdD — translation MKERPLLGGDAGDRFLEVAVGEGRHRLVCTAVLAGEDVTVVVSGGDRPHVGAVAMAVPRPSLKDPNKTSATASVLAVTGHKDDELARAISLRLAAELSRLVVVVAGVHVDGADEDDIKKITANAGQAAQRLVEALRG, via the coding sequence ATGAAAGAGCGTCCGCTACTTGGTGGTGATGCCGGTGACCGTTTCCTGGAAGTAGCGGTGGGAGAGGGGAGGCACCGTCTGGTCTGCACCGCCGTCCTTGCCGGGGAGGATGTTACCGTCGTTGTCAGCGGTGGGGATCGCCCCCATGTCGGGGCCGTGGCGATGGCCGTCCCCAGGCCGAGCCTCAAAGACCCAAATAAAACCAGCGCAACGGCCTCCGTTCTGGCGGTAACTGGCCATAAGGATGACGAACTAGCCAGGGCGATCTCTCTGCGCCTGGCTGCGGAGTTGTCCCGCCTGGTCGTGGTGGTCGCCGGAGTGCATGTAGATGGTGCTGATGAAGATGACATCAAAAAGATAACGGCCAATGCCGGGCAGGCGGCGCAGCGGCTGGTCGAGGCGCTGCGGGGGTAG
- the uvrB gene encoding excinuclease ABC subunit UvrB: protein MGRFVLKSSFTPTGDQPKAIASLTEGIKAGMPFQTLLGVTGSGKTFTIAGVIQEVQKPTLVIAPNKTLAAQLCGEFREFFPDNAVEYFVSYYDYYQPEAYVPQTDTYIEKDSSLNEEIDKLRHSATASLLERDDVIIVASVSCIYGLGSPMDYRQMVVSLRQGMNVDRDEVIARLTDIQYHRNDYEFTRGCFRVRGDVVEIFPASYGEKALRVEFFGDEIERILEIDTLTGEVLARRLHAAVFPASHYVTSPDRMSRALDAIERELEERLQELRSEGKLLEAQRLEQRTRFDMEMMREVGTCKGIENYSRHLTGRRPGEPPYCLLDFFPEDFLVVIDESHITVPQIGGMYAGDYSRKKTLVDYGFRLPSALDNRPLRFDEFLAKVPEVIFVSATPGPFELDHSHQVVEQIVRPTGLVDPEVEVRPAAGQVDDLVAEIRLRVEKRQRVLVTTLTKKMAEDLTDYLQELGIKVRYLHSDINALERMEILRDLRLGVFDVLVGINLLREGLDLPEVALVAILDADKEGFLRSERSLIQTIGRAARNVEGKVIMYADAVTDSMRRAIDETNRRRRIQKEYNEKHGITPRTVQKGVRGLIEITLPAEVAEEKVGYSTGRSLEGMSKKELEKLIARLEQEMRQASRQLAFERAAEVRDLIIELRKELSTRSRKGGSDRKEVLTDSETEKAGRHQKERCAPGRKKRSTSRRGTRLSSGGRGSTT from the coding sequence ATGGGAAGGTTTGTGCTGAAATCTTCGTTCACCCCCACCGGGGATCAGCCGAAAGCGATCGCCTCATTGACAGAGGGGATCAAAGCGGGAATGCCCTTTCAGACTTTGCTGGGGGTGACCGGCTCCGGAAAAACCTTTACGATTGCCGGCGTCATCCAGGAGGTGCAGAAGCCCACTCTGGTGATCGCCCCCAACAAGACCCTGGCAGCCCAGCTCTGCGGGGAGTTCCGGGAATTCTTTCCGGACAACGCTGTGGAATACTTCGTCAGCTACTACGACTACTACCAGCCAGAGGCCTATGTACCCCAGACCGACACCTATATCGAGAAGGATTCCTCTTTGAACGAGGAGATCGATAAGCTCCGGCACTCGGCTACCGCAAGCCTCCTGGAGCGGGATGACGTGATCATCGTGGCCAGCGTTTCCTGTATTTACGGCCTGGGCTCCCCTATGGACTACAGGCAGATGGTGGTTTCCCTGCGCCAGGGGATGAATGTCGACCGGGACGAGGTGATCGCCCGGCTTACCGACATCCAGTACCACCGCAACGATTACGAGTTCACCAGGGGCTGCTTCCGGGTGCGGGGGGATGTCGTCGAGATCTTTCCCGCCTCCTACGGAGAGAAGGCCCTGCGGGTGGAGTTCTTCGGTGACGAGATCGAGCGCATTCTGGAGATAGATACCCTCACCGGGGAGGTCTTGGCGCGCCGCCTCCATGCGGCGGTCTTCCCGGCATCCCATTATGTGACATCTCCTGACCGGATGAGCAGGGCGCTGGATGCGATCGAAAGGGAGCTCGAAGAGCGCCTCCAGGAGCTGCGCTCCGAAGGGAAGCTGTTGGAGGCCCAGCGCCTGGAGCAGCGCACCCGCTTCGATATGGAGATGATGCGGGAGGTGGGGACCTGTAAGGGGATCGAAAACTACTCCCGGCATCTGACCGGGCGCCGGCCGGGAGAGCCGCCTTATTGCCTTCTGGACTTCTTTCCGGAAGACTTCCTGGTGGTGATCGACGAATCCCACATTACCGTGCCCCAGATCGGCGGCATGTACGCCGGGGACTACAGCAGGAAAAAGACCCTGGTGGATTACGGGTTCCGGCTTCCCTCGGCTTTGGACAACCGCCCGCTGCGCTTTGACGAGTTCCTGGCCAAGGTGCCGGAGGTTATCTTCGTCTCGGCGACCCCTGGTCCCTTCGAGCTGGACCACAGCCACCAGGTGGTGGAGCAGATCGTGCGGCCGACCGGGCTGGTGGATCCGGAGGTGGAGGTGCGCCCGGCAGCCGGCCAGGTGGACGACCTGGTGGCGGAGATCCGCCTGCGCGTGGAAAAGCGGCAGCGCGTCCTGGTGACCACCCTCACCAAGAAGATGGCGGAGGACCTTACCGATTACCTCCAGGAGCTGGGGATCAAAGTGCGCTACCTGCATTCAGACATCAATGCTCTGGAGCGCATGGAGATCCTGCGCGACCTGCGCCTGGGCGTTTTTGATGTTCTTGTGGGAATCAACCTCCTGCGGGAGGGGCTCGATCTTCCGGAGGTGGCTCTGGTGGCCATCCTGGATGCCGACAAAGAGGGGTTCCTGCGGTCAGAGCGCTCTCTGATTCAGACCATCGGGCGGGCTGCCAGGAATGTGGAAGGCAAGGTGATCATGTACGCCGATGCGGTCACCGACTCCATGCGGCGCGCCATTGACGAGACCAACAGGAGGCGCCGTATCCAGAAGGAATACAATGAGAAGCACGGTATCACTCCCCGCACCGTCCAGAAGGGGGTACGGGGGTTAATCGAGATTACCCTCCCGGCGGAAGTGGCCGAAGAAAAGGTGGGCTACAGCACAGGAAGGTCGCTGGAAGGCATGAGCAAGAAGGAGCTGGAGAAGCTCATTGCCCGGTTAGAGCAGGAGATGCGCCAGGCCTCCCGGCAGCTGGCCTTTGAAAGGGCCGCAGAGGTGCGGGATTTGATCATCGAACTGCGCAAAGAACTGAGCACCAGGTCCCGCAAGGGCGGGAGCGACAGGAAAGAAGTGCTGACCGATTCTGAGACGGAAAAGGCAGGGAGGCATCAAAAGGAGAGATGTGCGCCAGGCAGGAAAAAAAGGTCTACCTCCCGGCGCGGGACAAGATTGTCATCCGGGGGGCGCGGGTCCACAACCTGA
- the uvrA gene encoding excinuclease ABC subunit UvrA — MCARQEKKVYLPARDKIVIRGARVHNLKNIDVEIPRNKLVVITGLSGSGKSSLAFDTIYAEGQRRYVESLSAYARQFLGVADKPDVDYIEGLSPAISIDQKAGSRNPRSTVGTVTEIYDYLRLLFARIGRPHCPRCGRPVQQQTVSGMVDQVLSNPEGTKIQILAPIVRGKKGEHPKLLAELRKKGFVRVRVNGEIRELDEDIPLDRNKKHNIDVVVDRLVVRPGLGTRLADSLEMALELGEGLALAVYPDGGEVVFSQNFACPECGISLEEITPRLFSFNSPYGACRECSGLGYRMEVDPDLVVARERSVREGALLPWTHSTQHYYPQMVKSLMEHYGCGWETPFQDLPEEVQDVLLYGTSERVRFRYQDAFGRTRAWYGAFEGVIPYLMRRYRETESEEVREEIERFMTSRPCPSCKGARLRPESLAVTVGGKNIAEVTRLTVLEARSFLKNLSLTPREEKIAHQVIKEIDARLGFLVNVGLDYLTLDRPAGTLAGGEAQRIRLATQIGSGLVGVLYILDEPSIGLHPRDNTRLIQTLKDLRDLGNTLIVVEHDEEMMLNADEIIDIGPGAGVHGGRVVAQGTLEEIMQAPESITGQYLSGRREIPVPEARRKPGDRWLEVLGAREFNLKDIDVALPLGLFICITGVSGSGKSTLLEEIIYKGLVQRLYGTRTRQGKFREMRGVEHLDKVIKIDQSPIGRTPRSNPATYTGAFDGIRELFSLTPEARRRGYRPGRFSFNVRGGRCEACRGDGIIKIEMHFLPDVYVPCDECKGRRYNRETLEVKYKGKNIAEVLDMTVSEANDFFQNIPKVSRKLQTLVDVGLGYIKLGQPATTLSGGEAQRVKLAAELSRRSNGRTLYILDEPTTGLHKEDIRRLLLVLERLVETGNTVVVIEHNLDVIKTADYVIDLGPEGGERGGRVVATGTPEEIAACPESHTGRYLRKVLGMDRSSQRGPDKTVLTTG, encoded by the coding sequence ATGTGCGCCAGGCAGGAAAAAAAGGTCTACCTCCCGGCGCGGGACAAGATTGTCATCCGGGGGGCGCGGGTCCACAACCTGAAAAACATCGACGTGGAGATACCTCGCAACAAGCTGGTAGTGATTACGGGATTATCCGGGTCGGGGAAATCCTCCCTGGCCTTTGACACCATATATGCCGAAGGACAGCGGCGCTATGTGGAGTCTCTCTCCGCTTACGCCCGCCAGTTCCTGGGCGTGGCCGACAAGCCCGATGTGGACTACATCGAAGGGCTTTCCCCGGCCATCTCCATCGATCAGAAGGCCGGGAGCCGCAATCCCCGCTCTACTGTGGGAACGGTAACGGAGATCTACGATTACTTGCGCCTGCTGTTTGCCCGGATCGGGAGGCCTCACTGTCCCAGGTGCGGCCGGCCGGTGCAACAGCAGACGGTTTCCGGTATGGTCGACCAGGTTCTCTCCAACCCCGAGGGGACGAAGATCCAGATCCTCGCCCCGATCGTGCGCGGCAAGAAGGGGGAGCATCCGAAGCTCCTGGCGGAGCTTCGGAAGAAAGGTTTCGTACGGGTGAGGGTGAACGGGGAGATCAGGGAGCTGGACGAGGATATCCCTTTAGACAGGAATAAAAAGCACAACATCGATGTTGTCGTCGACCGCCTGGTGGTGCGGCCGGGCCTGGGGACGCGCCTGGCCGACTCCCTGGAGATGGCTCTGGAGCTGGGGGAGGGGCTTGCCCTGGCGGTGTACCCTGACGGTGGAGAGGTGGTTTTCAGCCAGAACTTCGCCTGCCCTGAATGCGGCATCAGCCTGGAGGAGATCACCCCCCGCCTCTTCTCCTTCAACAGCCCCTACGGAGCCTGCAGGGAGTGCTCCGGGCTGGGTTACCGCATGGAGGTGGACCCGGACCTGGTGGTGGCCAGGGAGCGGTCCGTCCGGGAGGGCGCCCTCCTCCCCTGGACGCATTCCACCCAGCATTACTATCCGCAGATGGTGAAGTCGCTCATGGAGCACTACGGTTGCGGGTGGGAGACGCCCTTTCAGGACCTGCCGGAGGAGGTGCAGGATGTCCTCCTCTACGGCACCTCTGAGCGCGTCCGCTTCCGCTACCAGGATGCTTTCGGCCGGACCAGGGCCTGGTACGGGGCGTTTGAAGGGGTAATCCCCTATCTGATGCGCCGCTACCGGGAGACGGAATCCGAGGAGGTGCGGGAGGAGATCGAGCGGTTCATGACTTCCCGCCCCTGCCCCTCCTGTAAAGGGGCGCGCCTGCGCCCGGAGAGCCTGGCGGTGACGGTAGGTGGGAAGAACATTGCGGAGGTGACGCGCTTAACCGTTCTGGAAGCGCGTTCTTTTTTGAAGAACCTCTCCCTTACTCCGCGGGAGGAGAAGATTGCGCACCAGGTGATCAAGGAAATCGATGCCAGGCTGGGATTTCTGGTGAATGTGGGGCTGGACTACCTGACCCTTGACCGGCCGGCCGGGACTCTGGCAGGGGGGGAGGCCCAGCGCATCCGCCTGGCGACTCAGATCGGCTCCGGACTGGTAGGGGTGCTCTACATCCTGGATGAGCCCAGCATCGGGCTGCACCCCAGGGACAACACCAGGCTGATCCAGACCCTTAAGGATCTGCGTGACCTGGGGAATACCCTCATTGTCGTTGAGCATGATGAGGAGATGATGCTCAATGCCGATGAGATCATCGACATCGGCCCCGGTGCCGGTGTCCACGGCGGCCGGGTGGTGGCTCAGGGAACCCTGGAGGAGATCATGCAGGCTCCGGAGTCCATCACAGGGCAGTATCTTTCCGGGCGGCGGGAGATCCCCGTGCCGGAGGCCAGGCGCAAGCCTGGTGACCGCTGGCTGGAGGTGCTGGGGGCGCGGGAATTCAACCTGAAGGATATCGATGTGGCCCTGCCCCTGGGGCTTTTTATCTGTATCACCGGGGTTTCCGGTTCCGGGAAGAGCACCCTGTTGGAGGAGATCATCTATAAGGGGCTTGTCCAGAGGCTGTACGGCACCCGCACCAGGCAGGGGAAATTCCGGGAGATGCGCGGTGTGGAGCACCTGGACAAGGTGATCAAGATCGACCAGTCTCCCATCGGACGCACTCCCAGGTCGAACCCGGCTACCTATACCGGAGCCTTCGACGGGATCCGGGAACTGTTCTCTCTGACTCCGGAGGCCCGCAGGCGCGGCTACCGCCCGGGACGCTTCAGCTTTAATGTGCGCGGGGGGCGCTGCGAGGCCTGCCGGGGGGACGGGATCATCAAAATCGAGATGCACTTCCTCCCGGATGTCTATGTCCCCTGCGATGAGTGCAAGGGGAGGCGCTACAACCGGGAGACCCTGGAGGTTAAGTATAAGGGGAAGAACATTGCCGAGGTCCTGGACATGACCGTCAGTGAGGCCAATGATTTCTTCCAGAACATTCCTAAAGTAAGCCGCAAGCTCCAGACGCTGGTGGATGTCGGCCTGGGCTACATCAAACTCGGCCAGCCCGCCACCACCCTTTCCGGTGGGGAGGCCCAGCGGGTCAAGCTGGCGGCGGAGCTTTCCCGGCGTAGCAACGGTCGTACCCTCTACATTCTGGATGAGCCCACGACGGGCCTGCATAAAGAGGACATCAGAAGGCTGCTCCTTGTTCTGGAGCGCCTTGTCGAGACCGGGAATACGGTGGTGGTCATCGAGCACAACCTGGATGTGATCAAAACCGCCGACTATGTCATCGACCTGGGCCCCGAGGGCGGAGAGCGAGGGGGGCGGGTTGTGGCCACGGGAACGCCGGAGGAAATTGCCGCCTGCCCCGAGTCCCACACCGGGCGCTATCTGAGAAAGGTGCTGGGGATGGACCGGTCTTCGCAGCGGGGGCCGGATAAAACCGTTCTGACGACGGGGTGA
- the uvrC gene encoding excinuclease ABC subunit UvrC, which yields MDASLDINAELKKELDHLPDRPGVYIFRNRGGRPIYVGKAVSLPNRLRSYFQARGIPERIRRMMEEAERLEYIVTDTEAEALVLECNLIKRYRPKYNIDLKDDKSYPYIRVTAEEFPRVMKTRSLVQDGSRYFGPYPDVGAVKETLNSLRRLFPFRSCPDRRPAPRSRPCLYGQIGQCLAPCTGGVSPEKYGDMIEQLVLFLEGRTHEVEKRLRQQMKEAAERLDFEEAARYRNRLEAVNKFREQQRVARATGPDQDILAVGAYLEEVCVVVLRARGGKVVSQEHYFVTGAEGLPPGEVLASFIKRYYQEGREIPKDVLVSSPFPEGELLAGWLGEKRGSKVEIRFPRRGRGKDLVELALENAALKAEQRYRCSLKSKEKGRALVLALQEALHLNRPPRRLECIDISHFGGKEAVGSLVCFSDGQPDKQGYRRYRLKASKEGDDYAAVREVVLRRVKNAGKDGLPDLLVIDGGRGQLNAALEALRDSGSPGVSVVSLAKEEEGIYLPGYQSPVLLPRNHQGLHLLQQARDEAHRFANSYRERLSRRKVKASLLEQVAGIGKKRQDALIRRFGSLARMREATLEELAEVPGMNRKAAEALYEFLHQPEAQ from the coding sequence GTGGATGCCTCGCTGGATATCAACGCAGAGCTCAAAAAGGAACTGGATCACCTTCCCGACAGGCCGGGTGTCTACATCTTCCGAAACCGGGGGGGAAGGCCCATTTATGTAGGGAAAGCGGTTTCTCTCCCCAACCGCCTGCGGTCCTACTTCCAGGCACGGGGGATTCCCGAGCGGATCAGGCGCATGATGGAGGAGGCGGAGCGCCTGGAGTATATAGTTACCGACACCGAGGCGGAGGCACTGGTCCTGGAGTGCAACCTGATCAAGAGGTACCGCCCCAAGTACAACATCGATCTCAAGGATGACAAATCTTACCCTTACATCCGGGTGACTGCTGAGGAATTTCCCAGGGTGATGAAGACCCGCAGCCTGGTTCAGGACGGGTCGCGTTACTTCGGGCCCTACCCCGACGTAGGGGCGGTTAAGGAGACCCTCAACTCCCTGCGCCGGCTCTTTCCCTTCAGGTCCTGCCCCGACCGCAGGCCGGCGCCGCGCAGCAGGCCCTGCCTCTACGGTCAGATCGGACAGTGCCTTGCTCCCTGCACCGGCGGCGTTTCTCCCGAGAAGTACGGGGATATGATCGAGCAGCTGGTGCTCTTCCTGGAGGGGAGGACCCATGAGGTCGAAAAGCGCCTGCGCCAGCAGATGAAGGAGGCGGCGGAGCGGCTCGACTTCGAAGAGGCCGCCCGCTACCGGAACCGTCTGGAGGCCGTTAACAAGTTCCGGGAGCAGCAGAGGGTGGCCCGGGCAACCGGCCCAGATCAGGACATCCTGGCGGTTGGTGCCTACTTAGAGGAGGTATGTGTGGTCGTCCTTCGTGCCCGGGGGGGGAAGGTGGTGTCCCAGGAGCACTACTTCGTTACCGGAGCCGAGGGGCTCCCCCCCGGGGAGGTTCTGGCTTCCTTCATCAAAAGATACTATCAGGAGGGGAGGGAGATCCCCAAGGACGTGCTTGTCAGTTCGCCGTTCCCGGAAGGAGAACTCCTGGCCGGTTGGCTGGGTGAAAAACGGGGAAGCAAGGTGGAGATCCGCTTCCCCAGGCGCGGAAGGGGGAAGGATCTGGTGGAACTGGCCCTGGAGAACGCCGCCCTCAAAGCCGAGCAGCGCTACCGCTGCTCCCTGAAAAGCAAGGAGAAAGGGAGGGCACTGGTGCTCGCCCTCCAGGAGGCTCTCCATCTCAACCGCCCTCCCAGGAGGCTGGAGTGCATCGACATCTCCCACTTCGGGGGGAAGGAAGCGGTGGGGTCGCTTGTCTGCTTCAGCGACGGTCAGCCCGACAAGCAGGGGTACAGGCGCTATCGGCTCAAGGCATCAAAAGAGGGTGATGATTACGCCGCAGTGCGGGAAGTGGTTCTGCGCCGGGTTAAAAATGCCGGTAAAGACGGCCTGCCGGACCTGCTGGTGATCGACGGGGGCAGGGGGCAGCTCAACGCTGCATTGGAGGCGCTGCGGGACAGCGGCTCTCCCGGCGTGTCGGTAGTTTCCCTGGCCAAGGAGGAGGAGGGGATCTACCTGCCCGGGTACCAGAGCCCTGTCCTCCTTCCCCGGAACCACCAGGGTCTCCACCTTCTCCAGCAGGCGCGCGATGAGGCGCACAGGTTTGCCAATAGCTACCGCGAGCGGCTGAGCAGGCGTAAGGTTAAGGCCTCGCTCCTGGAGCAGGTGGCGGGGATCGGGAAGAAGAGGCAGGATGCCCTGATCCGGCGCTTTGGCTCCCTCGCCCGGATGCGGGAGGCGACCCTTGAGGAGCTGGCTGAGGTGCCGGGGATGAACAGGAAGGCCGCCGAGGCCTTGTACGAATTCCTGCACCAACCGGAGGCTCAATAG
- a CDS encoding Cof-type HAD-IIB family hydrolase yields the protein MGEIKLVAVDLDDTLLRDDLTISRRSLSVLREVRERGVVVTLATGRMFPSALPYARQLNFEMPLITYQGALVKNAFSGEVVYECSLPEEVARLVIHYGRRNNIHINSYLQDKLYVERITSLGEHYERHAGVPFTKVDDLEELLETGLPYKMLLIDEEEKLQEHAAKLRELFEGVGQDVYLAKSKPTYLEVNHPQATKGAALKKLAQRLGVSREEVMAFGDSYNDLEMLDFAGIGVAVANAYPEVRARARYITASNNDDGVAEALLKYVLKGDTSFVRIAGDGEKGIGKSDLR from the coding sequence ATGGGTGAGATAAAACTGGTGGCCGTCGATCTGGATGACACCCTCCTGCGGGATGACCTGACCATCTCCAGGCGATCGCTGAGTGTCCTGCGAGAGGTACGGGAGAGGGGCGTTGTCGTTACCCTGGCAACGGGAAGAATGTTCCCTTCGGCCCTGCCCTATGCCAGGCAGTTGAATTTCGAGATGCCCCTGATAACCTACCAGGGCGCTCTGGTGAAAAACGCCTTCTCCGGAGAGGTCGTTTACGAGTGCAGCCTGCCTGAAGAGGTGGCGCGCCTGGTTATTCATTACGGGCGCCGGAACAACATCCACATCAACTCTTATCTTCAGGATAAGCTCTACGTCGAAAGGATCACATCCTTAGGTGAACACTATGAGCGGCACGCAGGGGTGCCCTTTACGAAAGTGGATGACCTGGAGGAGCTTCTGGAAACCGGCCTTCCCTACAAGATGCTGCTTATCGACGAGGAGGAGAAGCTTCAAGAGCATGCGGCAAAGCTGCGGGAGCTTTTTGAGGGGGTGGGGCAGGACGTCTACCTGGCCAAGTCCAAGCCCACTTACCTGGAGGTTAATCACCCACAGGCCACCAAGGGTGCGGCCTTAAAGAAACTGGCGCAGAGGTTGGGGGTAAGCCGGGAAGAGGTGATGGCCTTCGGGGACAGCTATAATGACCTGGAGATGCTGGATTTTGCCGGGATCGGTGTCGCCGTCGCCAACGCTTACCCCGAAGTGCGCGCTCGTGCCCGATATATTACGGCTTCCAACAACGACGACGGCGTTGCCGAGGCACTGTTAAAATACGTCCTCAAAGGGGACACCTCCTTTGTGCGGATCGCCGGGGACGGGGAAAAAGGCATAGGGAAGAGCGATTTGCGATAA
- a CDS encoding ROK family protein produces MSNVLAVDLGGTKIRSALVTPGGEIVAEDVRLTEACLGFKGVADRILAGMAAVAAGRDTCGAGLAVPAYLEPGTERILFAPNLKWRNVDLKRELEDALGLPVWLENDANLAALGEHRYGAGRGFKDLVYITVSTGVGSGLVLGGRLYNGAYGGAGEFGHMVVDPEGPFCSCGNRGCLEGVASGCAIKRKAQELIKSGSGRRMLELAGGDLSAVDSRIVGLAAREGDSEARSILASAGRYLGIAIASVANLLNPAVFIVGGGVARGVGNYLLEPAVEEAYRHVYPPYRGSLKILPAALEGREGVLGAAVFALERLAGSCNG; encoded by the coding sequence ATGAGCAATGTCTTGGCGGTGGACCTGGGGGGAACCAAGATCCGTTCGGCGCTGGTGACTCCGGGAGGAGAGATTGTCGCGGAGGATGTCCGCCTTACAGAGGCCTGTCTGGGTTTCAAAGGGGTTGCCGACCGCATCCTGGCGGGGATGGCGGCGGTTGCCGCAGGCAGGGACACCTGTGGAGCGGGGTTGGCCGTGCCCGCTTACCTGGAACCGGGCACGGAGCGGATCCTCTTTGCACCGAATTTGAAATGGCGGAACGTGGATTTAAAAAGGGAACTGGAAGATGCTCTGGGGTTGCCCGTCTGGCTGGAGAACGACGCCAACCTGGCTGCTCTGGGGGAGCACCGCTACGGTGCGGGGCGGGGGTTTAAGGATCTGGTTTATATCACCGTCAGCACGGGGGTCGGGAGCGGATTGGTTCTGGGCGGCAGGCTTTATAACGGCGCTTACGGCGGTGCCGGGGAGTTCGGGCACATGGTTGTTGACCCGGAGGGCCCCTTTTGTTCCTGCGGGAACAGAGGTTGTCTGGAGGGAGTTGCCTCTGGGTGCGCCATTAAAAGAAAGGCCCAGGAACTGATAAAATCCGGAAGCGGTAGAAGGATGCTCGAACTGGCTGGTGGAGATCTCTCTGCCGTCGATTCCCGGATAGTCGGGCTGGCCGCCCGGGAAGGCGACTCCGAGGCCAGGTCGATTTTGGCGTCGGCCGGACGCTACCTGGGGATTGCTATAGCCAGTGTTGCCAACCTTCTTAACCCGGCGGTGTTTATCGTCGGCGGAGGGGTTGCTCGCGGTGTGGGGAATTACCTGCTGGAGCCCGCCGTTGAAGAGGCCTATCGCCACGTCTATCCTCCCTACCGGGGGTCGCTGAAGATTCTCCCTGCCGCTCTGGAGGGCAGGGAGGGTGTCCTGGGAGCGGCGGTTTTCGCCCTTGAGCGGCTGGCCGGTAGCTGTAATGGCTGA